A single window of Deltaproteobacteria bacterium DNA harbors:
- the ilvB gene encoding biosynthetic-type acetolactate synthase large subunit, with translation MKPPRATVAGAAAAPHPLAGAVMNGADMIVQVLADEGVDTIFGYSGGAILPTYDAVFRYNEGRAGKDEIRLIVPATEQGAGFMAAGYARSSGRVGVSLVTSGPGATNSVTPVRDCQADSVPIVLICGQVPRVAMGTDAFQEAPVFNIMAACAKHVFLVTDETKVEQTLRTAFHIARSGRPGPVVVDIPRDVQLAKGTFRGAGLLHMRGYQDRLEALERATISSPDADAFFRLLGASDRPLIYAGGGVINGNAGSELRAFAKRFGIPVVTTLMGIGAMDTTSELSLHMLGMHGTAYANYAVEDCDFLFAVGSRFDDRVAGKVKEFAPHARIAHLDIDASEIEKVKHVDWAHVSDARRGLHQLLEAGAGFKKDFSRWRAHVAELRLRHPLNYNRGSSLIQVEYVLSTLNQITRANAIVSTGVGQHQMWAAQYLDFHAPRSFLTSGSMGTMGFGLPAAIGAQLANPGKLVIDVDGDGSIRMNLGELETLTNYDIPVKVLLLNNLGDGMVRQWQDLFYSNRYSGSDKTLHKKDFVKAVEADGFGFARRVTAIPDVRPALEEFVSFPGPAFLEVMVDQTAHVYPMVAPGMGYKDMITGKYIPSRGEAPRGKDEPEGYF, from the coding sequence ATGAAGCCGCCGCGCGCCACCGTCGCCGGTGCAGCCGCCGCGCCTCACCCGCTCGCCGGGGCCGTCATGAACGGCGCCGACATGATCGTGCAGGTGCTGGCCGACGAGGGCGTCGACACGATCTTCGGCTACAGCGGCGGCGCCATCCTGCCGACCTACGACGCCGTCTTCCGCTACAACGAGGGCCGCGCCGGCAAGGACGAGATCCGGCTGATCGTGCCGGCCACGGAGCAGGGCGCGGGGTTCATGGCCGCGGGCTACGCGCGCTCGAGCGGCCGGGTGGGCGTCTCCCTCGTCACCTCGGGTCCCGGCGCGACCAACTCCGTGACACCCGTCCGCGACTGCCAGGCCGACTCCGTGCCGATCGTGCTCATCTGCGGGCAGGTGCCGCGCGTCGCGATGGGCACCGACGCGTTCCAGGAGGCACCCGTCTTCAACATCATGGCGGCCTGCGCGAAGCACGTCTTCCTGGTCACCGACGAGACGAAGGTCGAGCAGACCCTCCGCACGGCGTTCCACATCGCGCGCAGCGGTCGGCCGGGACCCGTCGTCGTGGACATCCCGCGCGACGTGCAGCTCGCCAAGGGGACCTTCCGCGGCGCGGGACTCCTCCACATGCGCGGCTACCAGGACCGGCTGGAGGCGCTCGAGCGCGCCACGATCTCGTCGCCGGACGCCGACGCCTTCTTCCGCCTGCTCGGCGCCTCGGACCGGCCGCTCATCTATGCCGGCGGCGGCGTCATCAACGGCAACGCGGGGTCCGAGCTGCGGGCCTTCGCCAAGCGCTTCGGCATCCCCGTCGTGACCACGCTCATGGGGATCGGTGCGATGGACACGACGAGCGAGCTCTCGCTGCACATGCTCGGCATGCACGGCACCGCGTACGCCAACTATGCGGTCGAGGACTGCGACTTCCTCTTCGCCGTCGGCTCGCGCTTCGACGATCGCGTGGCCGGCAAGGTGAAGGAGTTCGCCCCGCACGCCAGGATCGCGCACCTCGACATCGACGCGTCCGAGATCGAGAAGGTGAAGCACGTCGATTGGGCCCACGTCTCGGACGCCAGGCGCGGCCTCCACCAGCTCCTCGAGGCGGGGGCGGGCTTCAAGAAGGACTTCAGCCGCTGGCGCGCGCACGTGGCGGAGCTCCGCCTCCGTCACCCCCTCAACTACAACCGCGGCTCGAGCCTGATCCAGGTCGAGTACGTGCTCTCGACCCTCAACCAGATCACCCGGGCCAACGCGATCGTGTCGACGGGCGTCGGCCAACATCAGATGTGGGCCGCGCAGTACCTCGACTTCCACGCGCCGCGGAGCTTCCTCACCTCGGGCAGCATGGGGACGATGGGCTTCGGGCTCCCCGCCGCGATCGGCGCCCAGCTCGCCAACCCCGGCAAGCTCGTGATCGATGTCGATGGCGACGGCTCGATCCGCATGAACCTCGGCGAGCTCGAGACGCTCACCAACTACGACATCCCCGTGAAGGTGCTGCTGCTCAACAACCTGGGCGACGGCATGGTTCGTCAGTGGCAGGACCTCTTCTACTCGAACCGCTACTCGGGTTCGGACAAGACCCTCCACAAGAAAGACTTCGTGAAGGCGGTCGAGGCCGATGGCTTCGGGTTCGCCCGGCGGGTCACCGCGATCCCGGACGTCCGTCCGGCGCTCGAGGAGTTCGTCAGCTTCCCCGGACCCGCCTTCCTCGAGGTGATGGTAGACCAGACCGCGCACGTCTACCCGATGGTGGCTCCCGGCATGGGCTACAAGGACATGATCACCGGGAAGTACATCCCGAGCCGCGGCGAGGCGCCCCGGGGCAAGGACGAGCCCGAGGGGTACTTCTAG
- a CDS encoding glyoxalase gives MRIRALQHVSIRSRDLARARDFYERLLGLPAVPRPELGFPGAWYGIGTNQLHLIAHEKLMEGIDPTDPHFALEVESLEAVRRELQTSGIPYLDFGGPQLWVRDPDGNVVELCEPSSV, from the coding sequence ATGCGCATCCGCGCATTACAGCACGTCTCGATCCGGAGCCGCGACCTGGCCCGCGCGCGCGATTTCTACGAGCGTCTGCTGGGGCTCCCGGCGGTGCCCCGCCCCGAGCTCGGCTTTCCCGGCGCGTGGTACGGCATCGGGACGAACCAGCTCCACCTGATCGCCCACGAGAAGCTGATGGAGGGAATCGACCCGACCGACCCGCACTTCGCGCTCGAGGTCGAGAGCCTGGAGGCCGTCCGGCGCGAGCTCCAGACAAGCGGCATCCCCTACCTCGACTTCGGCGGGCCGCAGCTCTGGGTGCGCGACCCCGACGGCAACGTGGTCGAACTCTGCGAGCCGAGCAGCGTCTAG